Proteins co-encoded in one Scomber scombrus chromosome 14, fScoSco1.1, whole genome shotgun sequence genomic window:
- the LOC133994044 gene encoding phosphatidylinositol-binding clathrin assembly protein-like, whose translation MSGQSLTDRIAAAQHSMTGSAISKAVCKATTHEVSGPKKKHLDYLIHCTNELNVSIPHLADTLLERTASNSWIVVFKALITTHHLMMYGNERLMQYLASRNTLFNLNNFLDKAALQGYNMSTFIRRYSRYLNEKAMSYRLAAVDFTKMKRGADGVMRTMNTEKLIKTLPIIQNQLDALLDFQPNSNELTNGVINTAFMLLFKDSIRLFAAYNEGVINMLEKYFDMKKNQCKEALEIYKTFLNRMTKLSEFLKVAERVGIDQGDSPDLTQAPSSLLEALEQHLASLEGRKLKDLSTASRSSTLSSAVSSLSSTGISLSRMDDKTEDNRLQQHKEDSHKVIDIQTPNVSPSTQSVGSANSSGGATDLFSNSPIVPINNHVPNLTSELFTLQPNFTPIQTTHTVPNNNNAWGGDLLKPAPPTQIHSPGVQLHSGKMLPNDLDSSLANLVGNLQFGGTPAKKPELQWSQLVEKKPTGGSGWQSKTMCTSTNWTHTTHPMAPAPMPVPQMNGMIYTGYAPAPVAFPMTTPQVPVYGMLPPQMSHQMGGVPMMPPQPVMYNQPVLRPTNPFGPIPGTQAPRPLQMHFM comes from the exons ACCTGATCCATTGCACCAATGAGCTGAACGTCAGCATTCCCCACCTGGCAGACACACTGCTGGAGCGCACAGCCAGTAACAGCTGGATTGTGGTTTTCAAAGCACTCATCACCACACACCACCTCATGATGTATGGCAACGAG AGATTGATGCAGTACCTTGCCTCCAGAAACACGCTCTTCAACCTCAACAACTTTCTAGATAAGGCTGCACTACAAG GGTATAACATGTCAACCTTCATCAGACGCTACAGCCGCTACCTGAATGAAAAAGCCATGTCTTACAGACTAGCAGCAGTGGACTTCACCAAGATGAAGCGAGG GGCGGACGGTGTGATGCGCACCATGAACACAGAGAAGCTGATTAAGACTCTGCCCATCATTCAGAACCAGCTGGATGCACTGCTGGACTTCCAG CCTAATTCCAACGAGCTGACCAACGGCGTGATCAACACGGCTTTTATGTTGCTGTTTAAAGACTCCATACGGTTGTTTGCTGCTTACAATGAGGGGGTCATCAACATGCTGG agaaatactTTGACATGAAGAAGAACCAGTGCAAAGAAGCTCTGGAGATCTACAAGACCTTCCTCAACAGGATGACCAAACTGTCCGAGTTTCTCAAAGTGGCTGAG CGAGTTGGGATAGATCAGGGCGACAGCCCCGATCTCACACAG GCTCCCAGCTCTCTCCTGGAGGCTTTGGAGCAGCATCTAGCCTCTCTGGAGGGCAGGAAGCTCAAGGACCTTTCTACGGCCAGCAG ATCCAGCACTCTTTCCAGTGCAGTGTCCTCACTCTCCAGCACTGGGATCTCTCTCAGCCGTATGGACGACAAGACAGAGGACAACAGACTGCAGCAACACAAG GAGGACAGTCATAAGGTGATTGATATTCAGACACCCAATGTGTCACCCAGCACCCAGTCGGTGGGTAGTGCCAACAGCAGTGGAGGAGCCACAGATCTCTTCTCCAACTCACCAATTGTACCCATCAACAACCA TGTGCCAAACCTGACCAGTGAGCTGTTCACCCTGCAGCCTAACTTCACCCCCATCCAGACCACACACACTGTGCCCAACAATAACAATGCCTGGGGAG GTGACCTGCTGAAGCCAGCCCCACCCACTCAAATTCACAGCCCTGGAGTCCAATTGCACTCTGGGAAAATGCTGCCCAATGATTTGGACTCTTCATTAGCCAACCTTGTTGGTA ATCTGCAGTTTGGGGGGACGCCAGCTAAAAA GCCGGAGCTCCAGTGGAGTCAGCTGGTAGAGAAGAAGCCAACGGGAGGAAGTGGCTGGCAGTCAAAGACCATGTGCACCAGCACCAACTGGACTCACACCACCCATCCCATGGCACCTGCACCCATGCCCGTCCCTCAGATG AATGGGATGATCTATACTGGCTAT GCTCCAGCACCAGTGGCTTTTCCTATGACGACACCCCAAGTGCCTGTGTATGgaatg CTCCCTCCTCAGATGAGTCATCAGATGGGGGGCGTTCCCATGATGCCCCCGCAGCCTGTCATGTACAACCAGCCTGTCCTGAGACCCACCAATCCCTTTGGACCCATCCCGGGGACACAGg CCCCCCGTCCTCTGCAGATGCACTTCATGTAG